In one window of Juglans regia cultivar Chandler chromosome 3, Walnut 2.0, whole genome shotgun sequence DNA:
- the LOC108996578 gene encoding homeobox-leucine zipper protein ATHB-14-like isoform X1 has protein sequence MALSMHKNSAYKEMDTSKYVRYTPEQVEALERVYSECPKPSSLRRQQLIRECPILSNIEPKQIKVWFQNRRCREKQRKEASRLQTVNRKLSAMNKLLMEENDRLQKQVSQLVYENGYMRHQLQSASGTTTDNSCESVVMNGQHQQQQNPTPQHPQRDANNPAGLLAIAEEALAEFLSKATGTAVDWVQMIGMKPGPDSIGIVAVSRNCSGVAARACGLVSLEPTKVAEILKDRPSWFRDCRCLDVLSVLPTGNGGTIELIYMQTYAPTTLAAARDFWTLRYTTSLEDGSLVVCERSLTSSTGGPAGPPTASFVRAEMLPSGFLIRPCEGGGSIIHIVDHVDLDVWSVPEVLRPLYESSKILAQKMTIAALRHIRQIAQETSGEIQYGGGRQPAVLRTFSQRLCRGFNDAVNGFVDDGWSLLGSDGVEDVTIMINSSPNKFLNSQYSTSMFSTFGGGVLCAKASMLLQDVPPALLVRFLREHRSEWADYGVDAYSAACLKASPYAVPCARPGGFPGSQVILPLAHTVEHEEFLEVVRLEGHAFSPEDVALARDMYLLQLCSGVDENAVGACAQLVFAPIDESFADDAPLLPSGFRVIPLDPKTDGPAATRTLDLASTLEVRAGGARPAGEADLNSYNLRSVLTIAFQFTFENNLRDNVAAMARQYVRSVVGSVQRVAMAISPSRLGTHLGPKPLPGSPEALTLARWICRGYRVHTGSELFRVDSQAGDAILKQLWHHSDAILCCSVKTNASPVFTFANQAGLDMLETTLVALQDIMLDKILDEAGRKILCSEFSKIMQQGFAYLPAGLCVSSMGRPVSYEQAIAWKVLNDDDSNHCLAFMFINWSFV, from the exons ATGGCGCTTTCTATGCACAAAAATTCAGCATATAAGGAGATGGATACAAGCAAGTACGTAAGGTATACGCCAGAGCAGGTAGAGGCGTTGGAGAGGGTGTACTCGGAATGCCCAAAGCCTAGCTCTTTGAGAAGGCAGCAGCTCATTAGGGAGTGTCCTATACTTTCCAACATCGAGCCCAAACAGATCAAAGTTTGGTTTCAGAACCGCAG ATGCCGCGAGAAGCAGAGGAAGGAAGCTTCTCGTCTCCAGACAGTGAATAGAAAGCTGTCTGCAATGAACAAGCTGTTGATGGAAGAGAATGACCGGTTGCAGAAACAGGTCTCACAGTTGGTGTATGAGAATGGATACATGCGACACCAACTGCAGAGT GCATCTGGAACGACCACAGACAACAGCTGTGAGTCTGTGGTCATGAATGGTCAGCACCAACAACAGCAAAACCCAACACCTCAGCATCCCCAAAGGGATGCTAACAACCCAGCTGG TCTTCTCGCAATTGCTGAGGAGGCCCTGGCAGAGTTCCTTTCCAAGGCTACTGGAACTGCCGTCGACTGGGTCCAGATGATTGGGATGAAG CCTGGTCCGGATTCTATTGGAATCGTTGCTGTTTCCCGTAACTGTAGTGGGGTAGCAGCACGAGCCTGTGGTCTTGTGAGTCTAGAGCCCACAAAG GTCGCCGAAATCCTTAAAGATCGTCCATCGTGGTTTCGTGATTGTCGTTGCCTTGATGTACTGAGTGTACTCCCTACGGGAAATGGAGGGACAATCGAGCTCATATACATGCAG ACTTATGCACCTACAACATTGGCTGCGGCACGTGACTTCTGGACGCTGAGATATACTACAAGCTTGGAAGATGGCAGTCTTGTG GTGTGTGAGAGATCATTGACTTCTTCTACTGGTGGTCCAGCAGGGCCTCCCACTGCTAGTTTTGTAAGAGCTGAAATGCTTCCGAGTGGCTTTCTAATTCGACCTTGTGAGGGCGGTGGCTCCATTATTCACATTGTCGATCATGTCGATTTAGAT GTTTGGAGTGTACCTGAAGTTCTCAGACCACTTTATGAATCATCAAAGATTCTTGCACAGAAAATGACTATTGCT GCCTTACGACACATAAGACAAATTGCACAAGAGACTAGTGGGGAAATTCAGTATGGTGGTGGCCGCCAGCCTGCTGTTTTAAGGACATTCAGTCAGAGACTTTGCAG GGGATTCAATGATGCTGTTAATGGGTTTGTCGATGATGGTTGGTCGCTTCTGGGTAGTGATGGTGTGGAAGATGTGACCATCATGATAAACTCATCTCCAAATAAATTTCTCAACTCCCAGTATAGTACATCGATGTTCTCAACTTTTGGAGGAGGGGTGCTATGTGCCAAGGCATCAATGCTTCTGCAG GATGTCCCCCCTGCCTTGCTGGTTCGTTTTCTTAGGGAGCACCGTTCAGAGTGGGCTGACTATGGAGTTGATGCCTACTCTGCAGCATGTCTTAAAGCTAGCCCTTATGCAGTTCCTTGTGCAAGACCTGGTGGTTTCCCTGGTAGCCAGGTCATCTTACCTCTTGCCCATACTGTGGAACACGAGGAG TTCCTTGAGGTGGTTCGGCTAGAGGGTCATGCATTCTCCCCTGAAGATGTGGCGTTGGCACGGGACATGTACTTATTGCAG CTTTGCAGTGGGGTTGATGAAAATGCAGTTGGTGCCTGTGCACAGCTTGTCTTTGCCCCTATCGATGAATCTTTTGCTGATGACGCCCCTCTATTGCCATCTGGTTTTCGTGTGATACCGCTGGATCCTAAAACA GATGGGCCAGCTGCAACTCGAACATTGGACTTGGCCTCTACTCTTGAAGTCAGAGCAGGTGGTGCCCGCCCAGCTGGTGAAGCTGATCTGAACAGTTACAACCTTAGATCAGTTCTGACTATTGCTTTCCAATTTACTTTTGAGAACAATTTGCGGGACAATGTGGCTGCCATGGCTCGCCAATATGTGCGTAGCGTTGTAGGGTCTGTTCAGAGGGTTGCCATGGCTATTTCCCCCTCCCGCCTTGGTACCCATCTTGGGCCCAAACCCCTTCCTGGTTCACCTGAGGCTCTTACTCTGGCCCGATGGATTTGCCGAGGCTACAG GGTCCACACTGGGAGTGAGCTATTTCGGGTTGACTCCCAAGCTGGTGATGCAATCTTAAAGCAACTTTGGCACCATTCAGATGCTATACTATGCTGTTCGGTAAAAACAAAT GCATCTCCTGTGTTCACCTTTGCAAACCAGGCTGGGCTTGACATGCTTGAAACAACACTTGTGGCCCTTCAAGACATAATGCTTGACAAGATTCTTGACGAAGCTGGCCGGAAGATTCTATGTTCTGAATTCTCCAAGATCATGCAGCAG GGATTTGCGTATCTACCAGCAGGA
- the LOC108996578 gene encoding homeobox-leucine zipper protein ATHB-14-like isoform X2, translating into MNKLLMEENDRLQKQVSQLVYENGYMRHQLQSASGTTTDNSCESVVMNGQHQQQQNPTPQHPQRDANNPAGLLAIAEEALAEFLSKATGTAVDWVQMIGMKPGPDSIGIVAVSRNCSGVAARACGLVSLEPTKVAEILKDRPSWFRDCRCLDVLSVLPTGNGGTIELIYMQTYAPTTLAAARDFWTLRYTTSLEDGSLVVCERSLTSSTGGPAGPPTASFVRAEMLPSGFLIRPCEGGGSIIHIVDHVDLDVWSVPEVLRPLYESSKILAQKMTIAALRHIRQIAQETSGEIQYGGGRQPAVLRTFSQRLCRGFNDAVNGFVDDGWSLLGSDGVEDVTIMINSSPNKFLNSQYSTSMFSTFGGGVLCAKASMLLQDVPPALLVRFLREHRSEWADYGVDAYSAACLKASPYAVPCARPGGFPGSQVILPLAHTVEHEEFLEVVRLEGHAFSPEDVALARDMYLLQLCSGVDENAVGACAQLVFAPIDESFADDAPLLPSGFRVIPLDPKTDGPAATRTLDLASTLEVRAGGARPAGEADLNSYNLRSVLTIAFQFTFENNLRDNVAAMARQYVRSVVGSVQRVAMAISPSRLGTHLGPKPLPGSPEALTLARWICRGYRVHTGSELFRVDSQAGDAILKQLWHHSDAILCCSVKTNASPVFTFANQAGLDMLETTLVALQDIMLDKILDEAGRKILCSEFSKIMQQGFAYLPAGLCVSSMGRPVSYEQAIAWKVLNDDDSNHCLAFMFINWSFV; encoded by the exons ATGAACAAGCTGTTGATGGAAGAGAATGACCGGTTGCAGAAACAGGTCTCACAGTTGGTGTATGAGAATGGATACATGCGACACCAACTGCAGAGT GCATCTGGAACGACCACAGACAACAGCTGTGAGTCTGTGGTCATGAATGGTCAGCACCAACAACAGCAAAACCCAACACCTCAGCATCCCCAAAGGGATGCTAACAACCCAGCTGG TCTTCTCGCAATTGCTGAGGAGGCCCTGGCAGAGTTCCTTTCCAAGGCTACTGGAACTGCCGTCGACTGGGTCCAGATGATTGGGATGAAG CCTGGTCCGGATTCTATTGGAATCGTTGCTGTTTCCCGTAACTGTAGTGGGGTAGCAGCACGAGCCTGTGGTCTTGTGAGTCTAGAGCCCACAAAG GTCGCCGAAATCCTTAAAGATCGTCCATCGTGGTTTCGTGATTGTCGTTGCCTTGATGTACTGAGTGTACTCCCTACGGGAAATGGAGGGACAATCGAGCTCATATACATGCAG ACTTATGCACCTACAACATTGGCTGCGGCACGTGACTTCTGGACGCTGAGATATACTACAAGCTTGGAAGATGGCAGTCTTGTG GTGTGTGAGAGATCATTGACTTCTTCTACTGGTGGTCCAGCAGGGCCTCCCACTGCTAGTTTTGTAAGAGCTGAAATGCTTCCGAGTGGCTTTCTAATTCGACCTTGTGAGGGCGGTGGCTCCATTATTCACATTGTCGATCATGTCGATTTAGAT GTTTGGAGTGTACCTGAAGTTCTCAGACCACTTTATGAATCATCAAAGATTCTTGCACAGAAAATGACTATTGCT GCCTTACGACACATAAGACAAATTGCACAAGAGACTAGTGGGGAAATTCAGTATGGTGGTGGCCGCCAGCCTGCTGTTTTAAGGACATTCAGTCAGAGACTTTGCAG GGGATTCAATGATGCTGTTAATGGGTTTGTCGATGATGGTTGGTCGCTTCTGGGTAGTGATGGTGTGGAAGATGTGACCATCATGATAAACTCATCTCCAAATAAATTTCTCAACTCCCAGTATAGTACATCGATGTTCTCAACTTTTGGAGGAGGGGTGCTATGTGCCAAGGCATCAATGCTTCTGCAG GATGTCCCCCCTGCCTTGCTGGTTCGTTTTCTTAGGGAGCACCGTTCAGAGTGGGCTGACTATGGAGTTGATGCCTACTCTGCAGCATGTCTTAAAGCTAGCCCTTATGCAGTTCCTTGTGCAAGACCTGGTGGTTTCCCTGGTAGCCAGGTCATCTTACCTCTTGCCCATACTGTGGAACACGAGGAG TTCCTTGAGGTGGTTCGGCTAGAGGGTCATGCATTCTCCCCTGAAGATGTGGCGTTGGCACGGGACATGTACTTATTGCAG CTTTGCAGTGGGGTTGATGAAAATGCAGTTGGTGCCTGTGCACAGCTTGTCTTTGCCCCTATCGATGAATCTTTTGCTGATGACGCCCCTCTATTGCCATCTGGTTTTCGTGTGATACCGCTGGATCCTAAAACA GATGGGCCAGCTGCAACTCGAACATTGGACTTGGCCTCTACTCTTGAAGTCAGAGCAGGTGGTGCCCGCCCAGCTGGTGAAGCTGATCTGAACAGTTACAACCTTAGATCAGTTCTGACTATTGCTTTCCAATTTACTTTTGAGAACAATTTGCGGGACAATGTGGCTGCCATGGCTCGCCAATATGTGCGTAGCGTTGTAGGGTCTGTTCAGAGGGTTGCCATGGCTATTTCCCCCTCCCGCCTTGGTACCCATCTTGGGCCCAAACCCCTTCCTGGTTCACCTGAGGCTCTTACTCTGGCCCGATGGATTTGCCGAGGCTACAG GGTCCACACTGGGAGTGAGCTATTTCGGGTTGACTCCCAAGCTGGTGATGCAATCTTAAAGCAACTTTGGCACCATTCAGATGCTATACTATGCTGTTCGGTAAAAACAAAT GCATCTCCTGTGTTCACCTTTGCAAACCAGGCTGGGCTTGACATGCTTGAAACAACACTTGTGGCCCTTCAAGACATAATGCTTGACAAGATTCTTGACGAAGCTGGCCGGAAGATTCTATGTTCTGAATTCTCCAAGATCATGCAGCAG GGATTTGCGTATCTACCAGCAGGA